One window from the genome of Acidiferrobacterales bacterium encodes:
- a CDS encoding cation:proton antiporter: protein METELIADSIFLIYVGAAVLGTIALYTKQVLPVVYIILGAIIGPGGLALIPEITQVENLASIGIIFLLFLLGIDLYPQKLLNIFQSVSTVTLISSVVFFCIGFAVASLFGFSVIEAVITGIATGFSSTIMGIKLLPTTALHHRHIGELVIGILLLQDLLAIFALVVIQGLGVTGEVSVRNFLPVITLPVFVAIAFVLEYFVIRKLLTKFEQIREYLFLVIVGWCLGLGELAHSVFGLSHEIGAFVAGVTVAASPIARYIAERLQALRDFFMVLFFVAMGAHFNGAAFVEVFVPSLVLTVLVLAIKPTVYRFLLGLFKEERETGWETGFRLGQLSEFSILIVFMAITSGIIGENTANFLIVATVLTFIGSSYLIVFRYPSPVAPSDRLRRD, encoded by the coding sequence ACGGAACTGATAGCGGATTCGATTTTCCTGATCTATGTCGGTGCAGCCGTATTGGGGACGATTGCGCTGTATACAAAGCAGGTTCTGCCGGTGGTCTACATTATTCTGGGTGCGATCATCGGTCCTGGTGGTCTGGCGCTGATTCCGGAGATCACACAAGTGGAGAATCTCGCAAGCATCGGGATCATCTTTCTATTGTTTCTGCTCGGGATTGATCTTTACCCCCAGAAACTGCTGAATATTTTCCAGTCGGTCTCGACTGTCACACTGATCTCGTCAGTTGTATTTTTCTGTATCGGATTCGCAGTCGCTTCCCTTTTCGGATTCTCCGTCATCGAAGCGGTGATCACCGGTATTGCAACCGGGTTTTCCAGTACCATCATGGGCATCAAACTCTTACCCACGACAGCATTGCACCATCGGCACATCGGTGAACTGGTGATTGGAATTCTTCTGCTGCAGGATCTGCTGGCAATCTTTGCACTGGTGGTCATTCAGGGGCTCGGAGTGACGGGTGAAGTCAGTGTCCGAAATTTCCTGCCGGTGATTACACTGCCGGTGTTTGTAGCCATTGCATTTGTGCTTGAATACTTCGTGATTCGAAAATTACTCACGAAATTCGAGCAGATTCGAGAATATCTATTCCTGGTCATCGTCGGCTGGTGCCTGGGTCTGGGTGAGTTGGCTCACTCTGTCTTCGGGCTGTCACACGAGATAGGGGCGTTTGTCGCAGGCGTGACAGTCGCCGCATCCCCTATTGCACGCTATATTGCAGAACGTCTGCAAGCCCTCAGGGACTTTTTCATGGTTCTGTTTTTTGTTGCGATGGGCGCCCACTTCAACGGTGCCGCATTTGTTGAGGTCTTTGTACCGTCGCTTGTCTTGACTGTGCTGGTTCTTGCGATCAAGCCAACAGTCTATAGATTCCTTCTTGGGTTGTTCAAAGAGGAGAGAGAAACGGGTTGGGAAACCGGTTTCCGGTTGGGACAACTCAGTGAGTTTTCCATACTGATTGTTTTCATGGCAATAACGTCAGGCATTATCGGCGAAAATACCGCCAACTTCCTGATTGTGGCAACCGTGCTCACGTTCATCGGATCATCCTATCTGATTGTATTTCGCTACCCGAGTCCGGTGGCGCCTTCTGACCGGTTGCGTCGGGATTAG
- a CDS encoding NAD-dependent epimerase/dehydratase family protein: MNRTDISQSVSSPVVIAGCGYTGTRIAANSVSDGTTVIALTASTRVPVQGVESLQCDLDLPQSKDVSAGDGACVIYLVPPPPEGTKDTRIRNFLSNTLAEVPRKFVLISTTGVYGDARGDWVCEDDPVNPQTDRARRRLDSELVVTDWARQNSVDVVILRVGAIYGPGRVPVERLRRGVTLPPAGSSGFLNRVHVDDLTDVCMAAMSSDAEGIFNVTDGQPLRMIEYMNLVAEIFDLPRVIESSSPSVPELHSNSLRQYLSESRKVNNSRMLDELSVNLRYPTARQGLEASFREMTRSGQLHQD, encoded by the coding sequence ATGAATAGGACCGATATCAGTCAGTCTGTATCCAGCCCGGTTGTGATCGCAGGTTGCGGTTACACGGGAACTCGAATCGCTGCAAATTCCGTATCTGACGGGACCACAGTCATCGCACTTACAGCCAGTACGCGAGTTCCTGTTCAAGGTGTCGAATCGTTGCAATGCGACCTGGACTTGCCGCAGTCAAAGGATGTTTCGGCAGGGGATGGTGCTTGTGTGATCTATCTGGTTCCGCCGCCTCCGGAAGGAACCAAGGACACTCGGATTCGAAACTTCTTGAGCAACACCTTGGCAGAGGTTCCCCGGAAATTCGTCCTGATCAGTACCACGGGAGTTTACGGTGATGCTCGAGGGGACTGGGTTTGTGAAGACGATCCAGTCAATCCGCAGACAGATCGTGCCAGGCGCCGACTTGACAGCGAGCTTGTTGTGACAGACTGGGCTCGACAGAATTCGGTTGATGTGGTCATTCTTCGGGTTGGTGCGATTTACGGACCCGGCAGGGTTCCTGTCGAAAGACTGCGGCGGGGCGTCACCTTGCCACCCGCTGGCAGCAGCGGCTTTCTGAACCGAGTTCATGTGGACGACCTGACGGATGTATGCATGGCTGCGATGAGTTCGGATGCTGAGGGAATTTTCAACGTAACCGACGGACAACCATTGAGAATGATCGAATACATGAATCTGGTTGCGGAAATTTTCGATTTACCCCGGGTCATTGAATCCTCAAGTCCATCCGTACCTGAGTTGCACAGCAACTCATTGCGCCAGTATCTGAGCGAATCGCGTAAGGTCAATAACAGTCGCATGCTTGACGAGTTATCTGTCAACTTGCGATATCCGACTGCGAGACAGGGTCTGGAAGCGAGCTTTCGTGAGATGACACGTTCGGGTCAGCTGCATCAGGATTGA
- a CDS encoding tRNA (cytidine(34)-2'-O)-methyltransferase gives MFNVVLVSPQIPPNTGNIIRLCANSGCRLHLIEPLGFELEDSKLRRAGLDYREWVDVRVHPTYSDFTDIHGNSRNFTFSKFHSNVYTGVDYAPHDNLIFGSELSGLPEFVKSGVDPAHRLRLPMLPDNRSLNLSNAVAIVVYEAWRQNGFAMNVPDCVSD, from the coding sequence TTGTTCAACGTCGTACTTGTTTCTCCTCAAATCCCGCCCAATACCGGAAATATCATCCGTCTTTGCGCGAATTCCGGTTGCCGGCTGCACCTGATCGAACCGTTGGGATTCGAGCTGGAAGACTCGAAACTGCGCCGGGCCGGGCTGGATTACCGGGAATGGGTCGATGTTCGTGTACACCCCACCTATTCGGACTTCACCGATATCCACGGCAACAGTCGAAATTTCACGTTCTCGAAATTTCATTCAAACGTCTACACCGGCGTCGATTACGCACCGCATGATAATCTGATTTTCGGATCAGAACTCTCGGGGCTGCCGGAATTCGTAAAATCCGGCGTGGACCCCGCGCATCGCCTGAGATTGCCGATGCTGCCGGACAACCGCAGCCTCAACCTGTCGAACGCAGTTGCAATCGTGGTCTACGAAGCATGGAGACAGAACGGATTTGCCATGAATGTTCCTGACTGCGTTTCAGACTGA
- a CDS encoding DUF1223 domain-containing protein → MLIGRAFFQTLIVAGMAVTTMLTATSLEADSKVKHVFELFTSQSCYSCPPAEKLLGEIIDENDEILGLEFHVDYWDNLVYGSAGKWRDPYSSAEYSKRQRDYNRLRLKGRKGVYTPQMIVNGRHAFVGSKISKANQHIKRESDLVLDLDAVVSESGDLVVSVKGEHDTRANVWLVIYEMKHVTEVPSGENKGKTLENFNVVRDLKSIGKWRGMPVEYETEVGVLDENQHCAVIVQQYDSFLRSVSGPIIGAAICKVAS, encoded by the coding sequence ATGTTAATTGGAAGGGCGTTTTTCCAGACACTGATCGTCGCAGGGATGGCTGTGACAACGATGCTGACTGCGACGAGTCTTGAGGCTGACTCCAAAGTCAAGCATGTTTTTGAGCTGTTTACCTCACAAAGCTGTTATTCCTGTCCGCCGGCGGAAAAATTGCTGGGCGAGATCATTGATGAGAACGATGAGATCCTTGGCCTTGAGTTCCATGTCGACTACTGGGACAACCTGGTCTATGGATCAGCGGGAAAGTGGCGGGACCCGTATTCTTCCGCCGAGTATAGCAAACGCCAAAGAGACTACAACCGACTGCGATTGAAAGGCCGCAAGGGAGTTTACACCCCGCAAATGATTGTGAATGGCAGACATGCCTTCGTCGGCAGCAAGATAAGCAAGGCGAACCAGCACATCAAACGGGAATCGGATCTGGTACTCGACCTGGATGCTGTCGTATCTGAATCCGGTGACCTGGTCGTCAGCGTAAAGGGCGAGCATGACACCAGGGCGAACGTCTGGCTGGTGATATACGAGATGAAACATGTTACCGAGGTGCCTTCCGGTGAGAACAAGGGAAAGACACTTGAGAATTTCAACGTGGTGCGCGATCTGAAGTCGATCGGAAAGTGGCGGGGCATGCCAGTCGAATATGAAACCGAAGTCGGGGTGCTGGATGAAAATCAGCATTGTGCGGTGATTGTTCAGCAGTACGACAGTTTCCTCCGCAGCGTTTCCGGCCCGATTATCGGTGCGGCAATTTGTAAAGTTGCGAGTTGA
- a CDS encoding CopD family protein, with the protein MLWTKTFHIVFVVTWFAGLFYLPRLFVYHAQTEDELSRERFKIMERKLYFGISTPSAVLALATGLALWLHYGFTGTWLFYKLLFVIVLVIYHLWCWKYLLDFKKGSNVRSHVFYRWFNEVPVVLLIAIVALVVLKPT; encoded by the coding sequence ATGCTCTGGACAAAAACTTTCCACATTGTTTTCGTTGTGACCTGGTTCGCCGGTCTTTTCTACCTGCCGCGTCTATTCGTCTATCACGCTCAGACTGAAGATGAGCTCAGTCGGGAGCGTTTCAAGATCATGGAGCGAAAACTGTACTTCGGAATCTCAACTCCAAGTGCTGTACTGGCACTGGCGACTGGATTGGCACTTTGGCTGCACTATGGCTTCACAGGTACGTGGTTGTTCTATAAGTTGCTGTTTGTGATTGTTCTGGTCATCTATCATCTATGGTGCTGGAAATACCTGCTGGATTTCAAAAAAGGCAGCAATGTGAGGTCTCACGTGTTCTATCGTTGGTTCAACGAGGTGCCGGTCGTCCTGCTGATTGCCATTGTCGCGTTGGTTGTCCTGAAACCAACGTAG
- the infA gene encoding translation initiation factor IF-1 — MPKEDQIEMNGTVLETLPNTTFRVKLDNDHIITAHISGKMRKNYIRILRGDRVVVQITPYDLTKGRIVYRER; from the coding sequence GTGCCGAAAGAAGATCAGATTGAAATGAATGGCACTGTCCTGGAGACATTGCCGAACACAACGTTTCGGGTAAAACTGGACAACGATCACATCATCACAGCCCACATTTCGGGAAAGATGCGCAAGAACTACATTCGGATCTTACGGGGAGACCGGGTTGTCGTGCAGATTACACCATATGATTTGACCAAGGGACGAATTGTATATCGAGAACGGTAG